A portion of the Magnetospirillum sp. WYHS-4 genome contains these proteins:
- the ptsP gene encoding phosphoenolpyruvate--protein phosphotransferase: protein MIDGAAEMVFEGLGVSPGIGVGVAFVREAGMMSAPEYRIAAARVPKELDRFRAAQARARRQIGQLRSKARAAKGSQEDLQDLLDAYIQMLKDSRLVRGVLVRIERDRVNAESAVQAELADIAEQFSAMDDPYIKARVEDIRAVAQRLQHNLHEAPRNPFANLPKNSIVVAEDLSPADTAQLDPANVVGFATLLGGAEGHTAIMARALGIPAVLGVAGLMRGVRAGTLLIVDGAQGRVILNPSADTLEAYRRRKSEGLREERTLARLRRQPSVTRDGIPVTLMANVELPIQMGGVVQVGAAGIGLLRSEFLFMNRETIPTEDEQYELLRGVVERMDGKPVTVRTLDVGGEKTSAALMGDYADTASSALGLRGIRLSLVLEEVLETQFRAVLRAGAHGPVRILLPMVTTVSEVRRARDVLARAVKRLKRRKASFANPLPPLGVMIEVPGAALSADSLARACDFFSIGSNDLTMYTLAIDRTDEHVAHLYDPLNPAVLRLIQFAATAAHRAGIPIGICGEIAGDPRYTALLLGLGLRELSMTASSIPRVKQRLHTLDVEAAIRRATLIMDQVDSGRITMLLEDFNALA from the coding sequence ATGATCGATGGCGCCGCCGAGATGGTCTTCGAGGGGCTTGGCGTATCGCCGGGCATCGGGGTCGGCGTGGCTTTCGTGCGCGAGGCCGGCATGATGTCGGCTCCCGAGTACCGTATCGCGGCGGCCCGGGTGCCCAAGGAACTGGACCGCTTCCGCGCGGCCCAGGCCCGCGCTCGGCGCCAGATCGGTCAACTGCGCTCCAAGGCCCGCGCCGCCAAGGGATCGCAAGAGGACCTGCAGGACCTGCTGGACGCCTATATCCAAATGCTCAAGGATTCGCGGCTGGTGCGCGGCGTGCTGGTACGCATCGAACGCGACCGGGTGAACGCCGAATCGGCGGTGCAGGCGGAACTGGCCGACATCGCCGAGCAGTTCTCGGCCATGGACGACCCTTACATCAAGGCCCGGGTGGAAGACATCCGCGCCGTCGCCCAGCGTCTACAGCACAACCTGCACGAGGCGCCGCGCAATCCCTTCGCCAACCTGCCGAAGAACAGCATCGTGGTGGCCGAGGACCTGTCGCCGGCCGACACGGCGCAGCTCGACCCCGCCAACGTCGTGGGCTTCGCCACCCTGCTGGGCGGTGCCGAAGGCCATACGGCGATCATGGCGCGGGCCCTGGGAATTCCGGCGGTGCTGGGCGTGGCGGGCCTGATGCGCGGGGTGCGGGCCGGCACCCTCCTGATCGTCGACGGCGCCCAGGGACGGGTGATCCTCAATCCCTCGGCCGACACCTTGGAAGCCTACCGTCGCCGCAAGTCGGAGGGCCTGCGCGAGGAACGGACTCTGGCCCGCCTGCGCCGCCAGCCCTCGGTGACCCGGGACGGGATACCGGTCACCCTGATGGCCAATGTGGAATTGCCCATACAGATGGGTGGCGTCGTCCAGGTGGGGGCCGCCGGTATCGGGCTGTTGCGTAGCGAGTTCCTGTTCATGAACCGCGAGACCATCCCGACCGAGGACGAGCAGTACGAATTGCTGCGCGGCGTGGTCGAGCGGATGGACGGCAAGCCGGTGACCGTGCGCACCCTGGACGTGGGCGGGGAGAAGACGTCGGCGGCCCTTATGGGAGATTACGCCGACACCGCTTCGTCGGCCCTGGGCCTGCGCGGCATCCGCTTGTCCCTGGTGTTGGAAGAAGTGCTGGAGACCCAGTTCCGCGCCGTCCTCAGGGCGGGTGCCCACGGGCCGGTACGCATCCTGCTGCCCATGGTGACCACGGTATCCGAGGTGCGGCGGGCGCGCGACGTGCTGGCCCGCGCCGTCAAGCGCCTGAAGCGGCGCAAGGCCAGTTTCGCCAATCCCCTGCCGCCGCTGGGGGTGATGATCGAGGTGCCGGGCGCGGCGCTTTCCGCCGACAGCCTCGCTCGGGCCTGCGACTTCTTTTCCATCGGGTCCAACGACCTGACCATGTATACGTTGGCCATCGACCGCACCGACGAACACGTGGCGCACCTTTACGATCCCCTGAATCCGGCGGTGCTGCGCCTGATTCAGTTCGCCGCCACCGCCGCCCACCGGGCCGGCATACCGATCGGGATTTGCGGCGAGATCGCGGGCGATCCCCGCTACACGGCGCTGCTGCTGGGTCTTGGCTTGCGTGAACTCAGCATGACCGCCAGTTCCATCCCGCGGGTCAAGCAACGCCTGCACACCCTTGACGTCGAAGCGGCCATCCGCCGCGCCACCCTGATTATGGACCAGGTGGATTCCGGCCGCATCACCATGCTGCTGGAAGATTTCAACGCCCTGGCCTGA
- a CDS encoding DUF3971 domain-containing protein translates to MIKRTFRGLIQILGGLGAGLAIVTALAAWRLSSGPISLTFLTPHLERILSEAHPDIRVRLDDTILTWGGWQRALDIRVVNARAIDPLETVLARVPELSLSLSVAALARGVAAPRRLELIHPSLTLVRMKDGRLQVSLGGDAAVGEGEEAPEQGTALTRMLEQLTEPPRPELPLSYLARIDVIEADLTLIDHMLGVSWRAPAARLHLRRDDAGLRGELSFDLAVEGHKAHLALLGDYRTQDRRLDLGLEFDGLRPALFSRLAPALAPVAALELPVHGTASLSLDKTGQIEAVGFDIKGSDGHLALPDPFAQRIAVKAVTLKGRAGGPDENLIVEHLGIDFVDGARLLLPAPTNHEMPIRTLRAAGVYSGQARTADISLLEIDLSGPRLSVAGRAEGIASAPGTTVTAHALLAGTRTDDLKRYWPKAWGSDAHAWVTTHMSEGGVPRAEADIALRFLPDGKVALESLTGDMDIENVTVDYLPPMPKARKAYGRATFNPQRFDIVLSRGEVRDLAVRKGTVFLTGLDQRDQFADIELFIDGPVRGALELVDHKPLGFASALGVLPAGARGTAHTRLKLDFILEKTVTMDQVDVAAEAALKGLRLANAVLGREVGDGELDLKVDKQGMDVRGNIRLAGVPATLLWRRNFGDKAAVVSHYDLRGRIPDVRNTEDLGLGLGPFAGNYVRGAADIALQFTQFKGGRNRLKASADLKDLSVDIPAINWYKSMGVEGKADLGLVLQGETVTDIEEFSIVASNLVVTGDAVYSKAGTGLDRLRFTRLAYGNGRTDMKGTLTPQPDGGWKVALSGAAFDLAPALEDKPHGATAKPDQQPWDSLALTVDVDLDTIWVSKDHKLRRIKGSLNRARELWRSVGLEGRDEGGQAFRIRVVPETAGKRALTVHADDAGSFLKTLGFYENMIGGTLDIQGRYDDTDAASPLAGTLEIKDYRVRNAHLLAHLVSLAAITGILDGLQGEGIGFLKLEAPFVYRDGIAEVNEAKSSGVSLGFTASGRIDTVHDTLDMQGTIVPAYALNTFLGNVPILGEILTGGEKGGGVFAARYRISGPSDKPEATVNPLSALTPGFLRNLFDIFDDPKAKTPEKKAPQGKEAPSGGL, encoded by the coding sequence GTGATCAAAAGGACTTTCCGGGGACTGATCCAGATCCTGGGCGGACTCGGCGCGGGCCTGGCGATCGTCACGGCCCTGGCCGCGTGGCGCTTGTCGTCGGGACCGATCTCATTGACCTTCCTGACGCCACACCTGGAACGCATCCTGAGCGAGGCGCATCCAGATATCCGGGTGCGGCTGGACGATACCATCCTGACCTGGGGTGGCTGGCAGCGGGCCCTCGACATCCGGGTGGTCAACGCCCGCGCCATCGACCCGCTGGAGACCGTGCTGGCCCGGGTGCCCGAGTTGTCCTTGTCGCTGAGCGTCGCCGCCTTGGCGCGCGGCGTCGCCGCCCCCCGGCGACTCGAACTCATTCATCCGTCCCTGACCCTGGTCCGGATGAAGGACGGCCGCCTGCAGGTCTCGCTCGGCGGGGACGCCGCCGTCGGCGAGGGCGAAGAGGCCCCCGAGCAGGGCACGGCGCTCACCCGCATGCTGGAGCAGTTGACCGAGCCCCCCCGGCCGGAACTGCCGCTCAGCTACTTGGCGCGCATCGACGTGATCGAGGCGGACCTGACGCTGATCGACCACATGCTGGGGGTATCATGGCGGGCCCCGGCGGCACGCCTGCACCTCAGACGGGACGACGCGGGCCTGAGGGGCGAACTGTCCTTCGACCTCGCCGTCGAGGGACACAAGGCGCACCTGGCCCTGCTGGGCGATTACCGCACCCAGGACCGACGCCTGGATTTGGGCCTTGAGTTCGACGGCCTGCGCCCCGCCCTCTTCTCCCGTCTTGCTCCGGCCCTGGCACCGGTGGCGGCGCTTGAGTTGCCGGTCCACGGCACGGCCAGCCTGAGCCTCGACAAGACCGGCCAGATCGAGGCGGTCGGCTTCGATATCAAGGGCAGCGACGGGCACTTGGCCTTGCCCGATCCCTTCGCCCAGCGGATCGCCGTGAAGGCCGTCACGCTGAAGGGACGGGCCGGAGGACCCGACGAGAACCTGATCGTCGAGCACCTGGGCATCGACTTCGTCGATGGAGCCCGCCTGCTGCTGCCGGCCCCCACCAACCACGAGATGCCCATCCGCACCCTGCGGGCGGCGGGCGTTTATTCGGGGCAGGCCAGAACGGCCGACATCTCGCTCCTGGAAATCGACCTCTCCGGTCCCCGCCTGAGCGTTGCAGGACGGGCGGAAGGCATCGCGAGCGCTCCCGGCACCACGGTAACCGCCCATGCCCTTCTGGCCGGCACCCGAACCGATGACCTCAAGCGCTATTGGCCGAAAGCCTGGGGCAGCGATGCCCATGCCTGGGTAACCACCCACATGTCCGAGGGCGGGGTCCCCCGCGCCGAGGCCGACATCGCCCTGCGTTTCCTGCCCGATGGAAAGGTCGCCCTGGAATCGCTGACCGGCGACATGGACATCGAGAACGTCACCGTCGACTACCTGCCGCCCATGCCCAAGGCGCGCAAGGCCTATGGCCGGGCCACCTTCAATCCCCAGCGCTTCGACATCGTTCTGTCACGCGGAGAAGTCCGCGACTTGGCGGTGCGCAAGGGCACGGTCTTCCTGACCGGCCTCGACCAACGCGATCAATTCGCCGACATCGAACTCTTCATCGACGGGCCGGTGCGCGGCGCCCTGGAACTGGTGGACCATAAGCCTTTGGGATTCGCCAGCGCGCTGGGCGTCCTGCCGGCGGGGGCGCGGGGCACCGCCCATACTCGCCTGAAGCTCGACTTCATCCTCGAAAAGACCGTGACCATGGATCAGGTGGACGTGGCGGCGGAAGCGGCCCTGAAGGGCCTGCGCCTGGCCAATGCGGTCCTGGGACGCGAAGTCGGCGATGGCGAGTTGGACCTGAAGGTCGACAAGCAGGGCATGGACGTCCGGGGCAACATCCGCTTGGCCGGCGTTCCGGCAACCCTGCTCTGGCGACGCAATTTCGGCGACAAGGCCGCCGTGGTCAGCCATTACGACCTGCGGGGTCGTATTCCCGACGTCCGCAACACCGAGGATCTGGGCTTGGGCCTTGGCCCCTTCGCCGGAAACTATGTGCGCGGGGCGGCCGACATCGCCCTGCAGTTCACCCAGTTCAAGGGCGGCCGCAACCGGCTCAAAGCCAGCGCGGACCTGAAGGACCTTTCGGTCGATATCCCGGCCATCAACTGGTACAAATCGATGGGCGTGGAGGGCAAGGCCGACCTTGGCTTGGTCCTTCAGGGCGAGACGGTGACCGACATCGAGGAGTTCTCGATCGTCGCCTCCAACCTGGTGGTGACCGGCGACGCCGTCTATTCCAAGGCCGGCACCGGTCTGGATCGGCTGCGCTTCACCCGCTTGGCCTACGGCAACGGCCGTACCGACATGAAGGGAACCTTGACGCCTCAGCCCGACGGCGGCTGGAAAGTGGCGTTGTCCGGCGCCGCCTTCGATCTCGCCCCGGCCCTGGAGGACAAGCCCCACGGCGCGACGGCCAAGCCCGACCAGCAACCCTGGGACAGCCTGGCCCTCACCGTCGACGTCGATCTCGACACCATCTGGGTGTCGAAGGACCACAAGCTCCGGCGCATCAAGGGAAGCCTGAACCGGGCCCGCGAACTTTGGCGGTCGGTCGGCCTGGAAGGACGCGACGAGGGCGGCCAGGCCTTTCGCATCCGCGTGGTGCCCGAGACGGCTGGCAAGCGGGCCCTGACCGTCCATGCCGACGACGCCGGCTCCTTCCTGAAGACGCTGGGTTTCTACGAGAACATGATCGGTGGAACCCTGGACATCCAAGGGCGGTACGACGACACCGATGCCGCTTCGCCCCTGGCGGGAACCCTGGAAATCAAGGACTACCGGGTCCGCAATGCCCATCTGCTCGCTCATCTCGTCAGCCTGGCGGCGATCACGGGCATCCTCGACGGCCTGCAGGGGGAAGGCATCGGCTTCCTCAAGCTGGAAGCCCCCTTCGTCTACCGCGACGGCATCGCCGAGGTGAACGAGGCGAAAAGCTCCGGGGTATCGCTGGGCTTCACCGCCTCGGGACGCATCGATACCGTCCACGATACCTTGGACATGCAAGGGACCATCGTCCCCGCCTATGCCCTCAACACCTTCCTTGGCAACGTGCCGATCCTGGGCGAGATCCTGACGGGAGGAGAAAAGGGCGGCGGCGTCTTCGCGGCCCGCTACCGGATCAGCGGGCCTTCGGACAAGCCCGAGGCGACGGTCAACCCGCTTTCCGCCCTGACGCCCGGCTTCCTGCGCAACTTGTTCGACATCTTCGACGACCCCAAGGCCAAGACTCCCGAAAAGAAGGCCCCCCAGGGCAAGGAAGCTCCCTCGGGCGGCCTTTGA
- a CDS encoding bifunctional [glutamine synthetase] adenylyltransferase/[glutamine synthetase]-adenylyl-L-tyrosine phosphorylase encodes MDLFGHPVDLAGLPRPAEREAARIGIERWLEAAREDGDAGLADRAAATIANPRLRKLLEGVFGNSPYLTFCAERDPGSLLRVLGEGPDKVVGEVSGELDGLRRRAIEEAELSAALRRAKRRIALAVAFADIAGLWGLKRVTEALSDFAAQAASCAAAHALRVQAARGAFTLRHPDDPERDSGYILIGMGKLGARELNYSSDIDLIVLFDPEKVATDDPDALQGHFVRVTKTLVRLLDDRTEEGYVFRTDLRLRPDPGSTPIAISVLAAELYYESVGQNWERLAMIKARPVAGDLEAGQAFVAGLKPFVWRRSLDFATIQDVHAVKRQINAHKGGASIAVAGHNIKLGRGGIREIEFFAQTQQLIFGGREPRLRQTGTEKALMALAAEGRTSHEAAGEMISAYHYLRRLEHRLQMINDEQTQTLPETDEGLDRLAAFMGYDDRRALAQDLVGHLRKVEQRYAELFEDSPALSGMDDIPGNLVFTGSDPDPDTYRTLETMGYRHPAVVDATVRGWHHARYRATSTRKACEILTEFMPRLLKALAATPDADAAFLKFDEFLSRLPAGVQLFSMIRVNPHLLDLLAEIMGAAPKLAEHLAHRPQVLESVLAPGFFEPPPPVETLLEEMDRVLSQAISFEDLLDLARRWVADRKFQIGVQSLKGLIAPRAAALALSTVAEAALARLYPHVEGDFAKIHGRFPGRGMAILAMGKLGGREMTPASDLDLIFVYDTGGAEASDGLRPIAPSQYFARLSQRFINAITAQTAEGALYEVDMRLRPSGKAGPIAVSLEAFAKYQREEAWTWEHMALTRARAISAPPELGDAVKAIIREVLTRPREADRLLRDVADMRRRMDAEHHTDFIWEVKHLRGGLVDIEFLTQYLQLRHGQVQPEALSQNTHLALERLRDAGCLAPALAGTLLEALDLWQALQGLLRLTIPGYFVQGREKDVPEALRGMLARLGDCPDFGALENRIRQTSAKVHDIFKEMIENPAASLPPPKEDHSP; translated from the coding sequence ATGGACCTTTTCGGCCATCCCGTCGACCTTGCCGGACTTCCCCGCCCAGCCGAAAGGGAGGCGGCCCGCATCGGGATCGAGCGCTGGCTGGAAGCCGCCCGCGAAGACGGGGATGCCGGGCTTGCCGACAGAGCGGCGGCGACCATCGCAAACCCCCGGCTCCGCAAGCTTTTGGAAGGGGTGTTCGGCAACAGTCCCTATCTGACATTTTGCGCCGAGCGGGACCCCGGAAGTCTCTTACGGGTACTGGGAGAGGGGCCGGACAAGGTGGTCGGCGAGGTGAGCGGCGAACTGGATGGCCTGCGCCGCCGTGCCATCGAGGAGGCCGAACTTTCCGCCGCCCTCAGGCGTGCCAAGCGGCGAATCGCCCTGGCGGTGGCCTTCGCCGACATCGCCGGCTTGTGGGGCTTGAAGCGGGTCACCGAGGCCCTGTCCGATTTCGCGGCCCAGGCCGCCTCCTGTGCCGCCGCCCATGCCTTGCGGGTCCAGGCGGCGCGCGGCGCCTTCACGCTCCGGCATCCGGACGATCCGGAACGGGATTCGGGCTACATCCTGATCGGCATGGGCAAATTGGGGGCGCGGGAACTCAACTATTCCAGCGATATCGACCTGATCGTGCTGTTCGATCCGGAAAAGGTCGCCACCGACGATCCGGACGCCCTGCAAGGCCACTTCGTACGCGTCACCAAGACCCTGGTGCGGTTGCTCGACGACCGCACGGAGGAAGGCTACGTCTTCCGCACCGACCTGCGCTTGAGACCCGACCCCGGCTCGACGCCCATTGCCATTTCGGTGCTGGCCGCCGAACTCTATTACGAAAGCGTCGGCCAGAACTGGGAACGCCTGGCCATGATAAAGGCCCGCCCGGTGGCCGGCGACCTGGAAGCCGGCCAAGCCTTCGTGGCCGGCCTGAAGCCTTTCGTCTGGCGGCGTAGCCTGGATTTCGCCACCATCCAGGACGTGCACGCCGTCAAGCGCCAGATCAACGCCCACAAGGGCGGCGCCAGCATCGCCGTGGCCGGTCACAACATCAAGCTGGGCCGGGGCGGTATCCGCGAGATCGAGTTTTTCGCCCAGACCCAGCAGTTGATTTTCGGCGGCCGCGAGCCCCGGCTCCGCCAGACCGGCACCGAGAAGGCCCTGATGGCCCTGGCGGCCGAAGGCCGGACGTCCCACGAGGCGGCGGGAGAGATGATTTCCGCCTACCACTACCTGCGGCGCCTCGAACACCGCCTGCAAATGATCAACGACGAACAAACTCAGACCCTGCCGGAGACGGACGAAGGACTGGACCGTCTGGCCGCCTTCATGGGTTACGACGACCGGCGGGCCCTGGCCCAGGACCTGGTCGGCCACCTGCGCAAGGTCGAACAGCGCTACGCCGAACTGTTCGAGGACTCGCCGGCGCTCTCGGGCATGGACGATATCCCCGGCAACCTGGTCTTCACCGGCAGCGACCCCGATCCCGACACCTACCGCACCCTGGAAACCATGGGCTACCGCCATCCGGCGGTCGTCGACGCCACGGTGCGGGGTTGGCACCATGCCCGCTACCGGGCGACCAGCACCCGCAAGGCCTGCGAGATCCTTACCGAATTCATGCCCCGCCTGCTCAAGGCCCTGGCGGCGACCCCGGATGCCGACGCCGCCTTCCTGAAGTTCGACGAATTCCTGTCGCGCCTGCCGGCCGGGGTGCAGCTCTTTTCGATGATTAGGGTCAATCCCCATCTGCTCGACCTGCTCGCCGAGATCATGGGAGCGGCTCCCAAGCTGGCCGAGCATCTGGCCCACCGGCCGCAGGTACTCGAAAGCGTCCTGGCCCCCGGCTTCTTCGAACCGCCGCCGCCGGTGGAAACACTGCTGGAGGAGATGGACCGGGTGCTCAGCCAGGCCATTAGTTTCGAGGACCTGCTCGATCTGGCACGGCGCTGGGTCGCCGACCGCAAGTTCCAGATCGGGGTGCAGAGCCTCAAAGGTCTGATTGCCCCGCGCGCCGCCGCCCTGGCCCTCAGTACCGTCGCGGAAGCTGCGCTGGCCCGCTTGTATCCGCATGTCGAGGGCGACTTCGCCAAGATCCACGGCCGCTTTCCCGGCCGGGGCATGGCGATACTGGCCATGGGCAAGTTGGGTGGGCGCGAAATGACGCCGGCCTCCGACCTGGACCTGATCTTCGTCTATGATACCGGCGGGGCCGAGGCTTCGGACGGCCTCCGGCCGATCGCTCCCAGCCAGTACTTCGCCCGCCTGAGCCAACGCTTCATCAACGCCATCACCGCCCAGACGGCGGAAGGGGCGCTCTACGAGGTGGACATGCGCCTCCGGCCATCGGGCAAGGCCGGGCCCATCGCGGTCAGCCTGGAAGCCTTCGCCAAGTACCAGCGCGAGGAGGCCTGGACCTGGGAGCACATGGCGCTCACGCGGGCCCGGGCGATTTCCGCCCCACCCGAACTGGGCGACGCGGTCAAGGCCATCATCCGCGAGGTCCTGACCCGGCCGCGCGAAGCCGACCGGTTGCTGCGGGACGTTGCCGACATGCGGCGGCGCATGGATGCGGAGCACCACACGGATTTCATCTGGGAGGTCAAACACCTGCGCGGCGGCTTGGTGGATATCGAGTTCCTCACCCAATACCTGCAGCTTCGCCACGGCCAAGTCCAGCCAGAGGCCCTGTCCCAGAACACCCACCTGGCGCTGGAGCGTCTGCGGGACGCCGGCTGTCTGGCACCGGCCCTGGCCGGAACGCTGTTGGAAGCCCTGGATCTCTGGCAGGCTTTGCAGGGCCTGCTGCGCCTAACCATTCCCGGCTATTTCGTCCAGGGCAGGGAAAAGGATGTTCCGGAGGCCCTGCGTGGTATGCTGGCGCGCCTCGGCGATTGTCCCGATTTCGGGGCGCTGGAGAACCGCATACGGCAAACCTCGGCGAAGGTTCACGACATCTTCAAGGAAATGATCGAAAATCCGGCCGCCAGCCTGCCACCCCCCAAGGAGGACCATTCCCCATGA
- a CDS encoding peroxiredoxin, with amino-acid sequence MTVGPGDPAPSCPLPVDGGGNLALSDLKGRVVVLYFYPKDNTPGCTREAIDFRDRKAAFDAVGAVVVGVSRDSIKSHKGFKKKQELNFVLLADEEASLCQAYEVWKEKKQYGRSFMGIERSTFLIDRQGVIRREWRKVKVEGHADEVLKAAREL; translated from the coding sequence ATGACCGTTGGACCCGGCGATCCCGCTCCATCCTGCCCTTTGCCGGTCGACGGCGGCGGCAACTTGGCTCTGTCCGATCTGAAGGGCCGGGTCGTGGTGCTCTATTTCTATCCCAAGGACAACACGCCGGGCTGCACCCGCGAGGCCATCGACTTCCGCGACCGCAAGGCCGCCTTCGACGCCGTCGGCGCGGTGGTGGTCGGGGTGTCCCGCGACTCCATCAAGAGCCACAAGGGCTTCAAGAAGAAGCAGGAACTGAACTTCGTCCTGCTCGCCGACGAGGAAGCGTCGCTCTGCCAAGCCTACGAGGTGTGGAAGGAAAAGAAGCAGTACGGACGCAGCTTCATGGGCATCGAGCGGTCCACCTTCCTCATCGACCGCCAGGGCGTCATCCGCCGCGAATGGCGCAAGGTGAAGGTGGAGGGCCATGCCGACGAGGTGTTGAAGGCGGCGCGGGAGTTGTAA
- a CDS encoding flagellar basal body-associated FliL family protein: MVKDLEEDDGEDAGPAKGKGGKKKLIVIVAAALVVLLAGGGAAFFFLGGKKAPGEQAGEEKIDPNAALKPPLMHEMADIVVDLKTDQCRTPFLKLKVRLAVTDEKDVTILKEIEPFLIDKLKVHLRDLTANDLRGAAGSEKLRFDIANMIVVSGGKPVKLRAVLFKEFLLQ; this comes from the coding sequence ATGGTCAAGGACCTGGAAGAAGACGACGGAGAAGACGCCGGTCCCGCAAAGGGAAAGGGCGGCAAGAAAAAGCTGATCGTCATCGTGGCGGCGGCCCTGGTGGTTCTTTTGGCCGGTGGCGGCGCGGCGTTCTTTTTCTTGGGCGGGAAAAAGGCTCCCGGCGAACAGGCCGGAGAGGAGAAGATCGACCCCAACGCCGCCCTCAAGCCGCCGCTCATGCACGAAATGGCCGATATCGTGGTCGACCTGAAGACCGACCAGTGCCGGACGCCCTTCCTCAAGCTCAAGGTCCGCTTGGCGGTGACCGACGAGAAGGACGTGACCATCCTGAAGGAAATCGAACCCTTTCTGATCGACAAGCTGAAGGTCCACCTGCGCGACCTGACGGCCAACGATCTCCGCGGCGCGGCGGGGTCGGAGAAGCTGCGCTTTGACATCGCCAACATGATCGTCGTTTCGGGCGGCAAGCCGGTGAAGTTGCGCGCCGTGCTGTTCAAGGAATTCCTGCTGCAATGA
- a CDS encoding sugar phosphate isomerase/epimerase: MTTAERVPEASLIHRGLGRVEFFDLTDAEIAGLDGILSDLAGEGRRAVSFHVPVHRPDWFPQVGVTCYFLSEDAAKRERSFRLVEHTLDLAERFGAEYLVTHLTFGPTDTHDPVRARDLAVEACARFARLSRERGLPIDVEFAAYTDSYNDPATFAAAVTAHPELGLCIDVGHTFLGALKRERDFLGDIRVLAPHARSLHLWNSTGPEHTRLHHHTPLHPSQHPRDGWIDLAAVMEIVLVANPRPPKVIFEYPVAEVTPEIQAGYDWVAGMMGARIP, encoded by the coding sequence ATGACCACGGCCGAACGGGTTCCCGAAGCCAGCCTGATCCATCGCGGCCTGGGGCGGGTGGAATTCTTCGACCTCACGGATGCGGAAATCGCCGGCCTGGACGGCATTCTTTCGGACTTGGCCGGGGAAGGACGGCGGGCGGTCAGCTTCCATGTTCCCGTTCATCGTCCGGACTGGTTCCCCCAGGTGGGTGTAACCTGCTATTTCCTCTCCGAGGACGCGGCGAAGCGGGAACGGTCCTTCCGGTTGGTCGAACACACCCTGGACCTGGCGGAGCGCTTCGGCGCGGAGTACTTGGTCACCCACCTGACCTTCGGCCCCACCGATACCCATGATCCGGTCCGGGCCCGCGACCTGGCCGTGGAGGCTTGCGCCCGCTTCGCCCGCCTGAGCCGCGAACGCGGCCTGCCCATCGACGTGGAATTCGCCGCCTATACCGATTCCTACAACGACCCCGCCACCTTCGCCGCGGCCGTCACGGCGCATCCGGAACTGGGGCTTTGCATCGACGTGGGCCATACCTTCCTGGGGGCGCTGAAGCGGGAACGGGACTTCCTGGGCGACATCCGGGTCCTGGCGCCCCATGCCCGGTCCCTGCATCTCTGGAACAGCACGGGGCCGGAACATACCCGGCTCCACCACCACACACCCCTCCATCCTTCCCAGCATCCCAGGGATGGCTGGATCGACTTGGCGGCCGTGATGGAAATCGTCCTTGTCGCCAATCCCCGGCCGCCCAAGGTGATCTTCGAATACCCGGTGGCGGAGGTCACCCCGGAAATCCAGGCCGGCTACGACTGGGTGGCGGGGATGATGGGAGCCCGAATCCCCTAA
- a CDS encoding nitrogenase-stabilizing/protective protein NifW → MCDARLCDVRKGLKDLSAAEDFFRFFEVPFEQHRLDVARLHILKRMADYLHLDNTDSMDDATLWRTCKETLERAYRDFEVAGPLESRGFKVLRQATGFVPLSSLHSQTKS, encoded by the coding sequence ATGTGCGATGCCCGCCTGTGCGATGTCCGGAAAGGCCTGAAGGACCTGTCGGCGGCCGAGGATTTCTTCCGCTTCTTCGAGGTTCCCTTCGAGCAGCACCGCCTCGACGTCGCGCGCCTGCACATCCTGAAGCGCATGGCCGATTACCTGCACCTCGACAACACCGACAGCATGGACGACGCGACTCTCTGGCGCACCTGCAAGGAGACCCTGGAGCGGGCCTACCGGGACTTCGAGGTAGCCGGTCCTCTCGAAAGCCGGGGCTTCAAGGTCCTGCGCCAAGCCACCGGCTTCGTGCCGCTATCCAGCCTCCACTCCCAGACCAAGAGCTGA